From one Microbulbifer sp. A4B17 genomic stretch:
- a CDS encoding prohibitin family protein — translation MENLKKGIFAGVALLIIPITMGTVFTVDEGHVGIVKRFGKAVSQVDPGIHTKVPLMDNVVEIEVRTRKNVETMNAATAEQMPLKAVTAVNWTVTRSAAIELYKQYGGLEQFEQRILDPRLRSASKAGLAEFKAEQIIQNRNAAIRRIEELLEEETKGLPMELGDVQIESISLPPKYIQSIETKQTELNLAAAEKHKLERQKLEAQREVNTANARRDATKAKADGEAHKIRVEAEAEAFAILEKGEAEAAAIKAKADAIARNHTLVEYIRAQQWNGQMPSTIMGGDQPILWDMGNNSDRRN, via the coding sequence GTGGAAAATCTTAAGAAGGGAATTTTCGCTGGTGTTGCATTACTGATTATCCCTATCACCATGGGGACCGTTTTCACGGTTGACGAGGGTCACGTAGGAATCGTAAAACGATTTGGCAAGGCAGTCTCACAGGTTGATCCCGGAATTCATACGAAGGTCCCACTTATGGATAATGTGGTCGAAATCGAAGTGAGAACCCGGAAAAATGTTGAGACGATGAATGCCGCCACCGCAGAACAAATGCCATTAAAAGCAGTGACTGCGGTGAACTGGACGGTAACTCGCAGTGCGGCCATAGAATTGTATAAGCAATATGGCGGTTTGGAACAATTTGAACAGCGGATTCTTGACCCCAGGCTGAGAAGCGCTAGTAAAGCTGGTTTGGCTGAATTCAAGGCAGAGCAGATTATCCAGAACCGGAATGCAGCAATTCGACGGATTGAGGAACTCTTGGAGGAGGAAACCAAGGGGTTGCCTATGGAATTGGGAGATGTACAGATTGAGAGCATCAGCTTGCCTCCCAAGTACATCCAATCTATTGAAACCAAGCAGACAGAGTTGAACCTGGCGGCTGCCGAAAAGCACAAATTGGAACGTCAAAAGCTGGAAGCGCAACGTGAGGTGAATACTGCTAATGCGCGCCGTGATGCCACCAAAGCTAAAGCAGATGGTGAGGCCCATAAGATTCGTGTAGAAGCCGAGGCGGAAGCTTTTGCGATTCTTGAGAAAGGGGAAGCGGAAGCCGCAGCGATTAAAGCAAAAGCTGATGCGATTGCCAGAAACCATACCTTGGTTGAATATATCCGCGCGCAGCAATGGAATGGTCAGATGCCTTCAACTATTATGGGTGGCGATCAGCCAATTCTGTGGGATATGGGGAATAACTCAGACCGCAGAAATTAA
- a CDS encoding ABC transporter ATP-binding protein, which produces MNTFPPKLNPAVEVEQLRFAYRKGPAVLEIPYWSLATGEQVFLRGRSGSGKSTLLNLLAGILYAKVGSLKVLGQPLGVMSERKRDRFRAKNIGVVFQRFNLIPYLSVEDNIRVATHFAGFRGDFPYRVRELLAGLCLGEEVLPKKVANLSVGQQQRVAIVRALINEPELLLVDEPTSALDPEARDAFVQLLMTICKLKKCTLIFVSHDSSLERHFPLVTDIRELNIAWKLGPEWDTAPEALADVY; this is translated from the coding sequence ATGAATACCTTCCCCCCAAAGTTGAATCCAGCGGTTGAAGTGGAGCAGCTGCGCTTCGCCTACCGAAAAGGCCCTGCTGTCCTGGAAATCCCTTATTGGTCACTGGCTACTGGTGAACAGGTATTTTTACGCGGCCGCTCCGGTAGTGGAAAGTCAACATTGTTAAACCTGTTGGCAGGTATTCTGTATGCAAAAGTTGGAAGCCTTAAGGTTTTAGGGCAACCGCTTGGGGTAATGAGTGAACGCAAGCGGGATCGCTTTCGGGCGAAAAATATTGGTGTTGTATTTCAGCGCTTCAATCTGATTCCCTACTTGAGTGTGGAGGACAATATTCGTGTCGCCACTCACTTTGCCGGCTTCCGAGGTGATTTTCCGTACAGGGTAAGGGAGCTGTTAGCGGGTCTTTGCTTGGGAGAAGAAGTGCTACCCAAGAAAGTTGCCAATTTGAGTGTTGGGCAGCAGCAAAGAGTGGCAATTGTGAGGGCATTGATCAATGAACCGGAGTTACTTCTGGTTGATGAACCTACATCTGCTTTAGATCCCGAAGCGAGAGATGCTTTTGTCCAGTTATTAATGACAATTTGCAAGCTCAAAAAATGTACGCTGATTTTTGTCAGTCACGACAGCTCTCTGGAGCGGCACTTCCCATTGGTTACGGATATACGCGAGTTGAATATTGCCTGGAAGCTCGGGCCCGAATGGGATACTGCACCGGAGGCATTGGCCGATGTTTATTAA
- a CDS encoding penicillin-binding transpeptidase domain-containing protein, producing MKHFIWFITAAILVFGVSNSVIAEDGGSCSKLCTFVLKNSRTSEYTVINRERAAKQFTPFSTFKVPNTLIALDLGLVENLLQELTYNHDKYPAKAWWPTIWSERPLTIREAFQNSAVPIYQQLATEIGAKRMNQYLAGFNYGNRDASSGIDTFWLNESIKISALEQIDFLERLFTGQLPVSQSAIDKFKEVMLVEETDTYKLYAKTGGGPLAKNKALGWYIGVVESNNNIHFFAINMDGKSFREIQKKRIVFARKKLSELGVL from the coding sequence TTGAAACACTTTATATGGTTTATCACTGCTGCAATATTGGTTTTTGGTGTCAGCAACTCGGTGATTGCAGAAGATGGGGGCTCATGTAGCAAGTTATGTACTTTTGTGCTCAAGAATAGTCGGACCTCAGAATATACGGTAATTAATAGGGAGAGGGCAGCCAAGCAGTTCACACCATTCTCTACTTTTAAGGTTCCCAATACCCTTATTGCCCTTGACTTGGGTTTAGTTGAGAACCTGTTACAAGAGCTAACCTATAATCATGACAAATACCCGGCTAAAGCGTGGTGGCCTACAATCTGGTCAGAAAGACCTTTGACAATTCGCGAAGCATTTCAAAATTCAGCGGTTCCGATCTATCAGCAATTAGCAACGGAGATTGGCGCTAAGAGAATGAATCAGTATTTGGCAGGTTTTAATTATGGTAATCGGGATGCTTCGTCTGGTATTGATACCTTCTGGCTCAATGAGAGTATCAAAATATCAGCGTTGGAGCAGATAGACTTCCTGGAGCGTTTATTTACTGGTCAATTACCTGTATCGCAGTCAGCTATAGATAAATTTAAAGAAGTGATGCTGGTAGAGGAAACTGATACCTATAAGTTATATGCAAAAACAGGAGGAGGGCCATTAGCTAAGAATAAGGCTTTAGGTTGGTATATTGGAGTTGTAGAGTCCAATAACAATATTCATTTTTTTGCGATAAATATGGATGGCAAGAGCTTCCGGGAAATACAAAAGAAAAGAATTGTGTTTGCTAGAAAGAAACTGTCTGAACTGGGAGTTTTATAG
- a CDS encoding DUF3299 domain-containing protein, translating to MVSAPVAEHAKVKLVRIKYREVSWEELIPKDDLDALLNPPEYIDSIVEGSAADSMPTTSVTSGTTEDDSRYQAALTSTRIKPEFDNQRIRVSGFIVPIEFNDELTISRFLFVPYFGACIHLPPPPPNQVIHGSFSAGIKVDALYEPFTIEGNLRTLKKESEFGTAAYSMEVDSIYPYEE from the coding sequence ATGGTTTCAGCGCCAGTTGCCGAACACGCTAAGGTGAAGCTGGTTAGAATCAAATATCGTGAAGTGAGTTGGGAGGAGTTAATTCCAAAAGACGATCTGGATGCGTTGCTCAATCCGCCAGAGTATATCGATAGCATTGTTGAAGGCTCAGCTGCCGATTCGATGCCTACAACATCAGTTACCTCCGGCACGACTGAAGATGATAGTCGTTACCAGGCCGCCTTAACCTCCACCCGAATAAAACCAGAGTTCGACAATCAACGAATACGTGTTTCTGGGTTTATAGTGCCAATCGAATTCAATGACGAATTGACTATTTCCAGATTCCTTTTTGTGCCCTACTTCGGAGCCTGTATCCACCTACCTCCCCCACCCCCAAACCAGGTTATTCATGGCAGTTTTTCAGCGGGGATTAAAGTTGACGCCCTCTACGAACCATTCACTATAGAGGGAAATCTAAGGACACTAAAAAAAGAGAGCGAGTTCGGTACTGCAGCCTACAGCATGGAGGTGGATAGTATTTATCCTTATGAAGAATAA
- a CDS encoding ABC transporter permease — MFIKLAWHSLMQRKGSVSLAILSVAVSLILVLGIEQLRSHTQSSFGRTVSGVDLIVGAPAGELNLLLYSVFHIGNASNLISWESYQEFAQYPQVNWTVPLSLGDSHRGYRVVGTTEGFVNHYHYGKKRPLEFSSGQNFVDTFSVILGAKVARELNYQLGDTLKLSHGLVGTHFTEHGENPFIVSGILKPTGTPVDRALYVSLAGLEAVHGADVEHGDLVPENITAFMLGLNSPIATFQVQRKVNEYSKEPLMAILPGIALSELWRILGGLEKVLFFVSAMVVVAALLGLCILLLSTMRERRSEMALLRTVGSGPVFLFLLVETEALLVLLLGVIMAVSGLVLGGWLVEPLLADQLGIYLDGIAIGERTIVLLGLVLACTLIVAAFPAISACRRSLGDNYLLR; from the coding sequence ATGTTTATTAAGCTTGCCTGGCATAGCCTGATGCAGCGTAAGGGAAGTGTATCACTGGCAATATTGTCTGTGGCTGTGAGCCTGATATTGGTTTTGGGAATAGAGCAGCTGCGCAGCCATACTCAAAGCAGCTTTGGTCGCACTGTGTCAGGGGTAGATCTAATTGTTGGAGCGCCAGCCGGAGAGTTAAACCTGCTGCTGTACAGCGTATTTCATATCGGAAATGCCAGTAACCTTATTTCATGGGAGAGCTATCAGGAGTTTGCCCAATATCCACAAGTGAATTGGACTGTGCCACTATCACTGGGGGATTCTCATCGTGGTTACAGAGTGGTGGGGACCACCGAGGGCTTTGTCAATCACTATCACTATGGGAAGAAGAGGCCACTGGAATTCTCAAGCGGCCAGAACTTTGTCGATACCTTTAGTGTGATATTGGGTGCAAAGGTTGCCCGGGAGCTCAACTATCAACTTGGTGACACCCTAAAATTATCCCATGGCTTGGTGGGAACCCACTTTACCGAGCATGGTGAAAATCCCTTTATCGTTAGCGGGATACTTAAACCCACAGGCACGCCTGTAGACCGAGCACTCTACGTAAGCTTGGCGGGGCTGGAAGCAGTTCATGGTGCTGATGTAGAGCACGGTGATCTAGTACCTGAAAATATTACTGCTTTTATGTTAGGGCTTAATTCCCCTATAGCTACATTTCAGGTGCAGAGAAAAGTTAACGAGTATTCCAAAGAACCACTTATGGCAATCTTACCGGGCATTGCATTATCGGAACTTTGGAGAATATTGGGCGGCCTGGAAAAGGTATTATTTTTTGTCTCCGCGATGGTGGTTGTGGCAGCTTTGCTAGGCTTATGTATCTTGCTACTTTCTACGATGCGTGAACGTAGATCAGAGATGGCACTGTTGCGGACGGTGGGCTCGGGCCCCGTTTTTCTATTTTTATTGGTCGAAACTGAGGCGCTATTGGTTTTACTTTTAGGTGTGATAATGGCTGTTTCTGGACTGGTTTTAGGAGGCTGGTTGGTTGAACCACTTCTTGCAGATCAACTCGGTATTTATTTGGATGGTATTGCCATAGGTGAACGTACCATTGTGCTTTTAGGCTTAGTGCTAGCATGTACTTTAATAGTGGCTGCTTTTCCCGCTATAAGTGCTTGCCGCCGGTCCCTGGGGGACAATTATCTCCTGCGTTGA
- a CDS encoding cysteine hydrolase family protein has protein sequence MSTSDTSYKNGPVEANPYKWPYNGDLRPENTALVVIDMQVDFCSPGGYVDKMGYDLEAMRRPIEPIQQVLNTMRAENYHIMYTREGHRPDLSDLPPNKRWRSRQIAAGIGDPGPCGRILVRGEPGWDVIPELAPKAGEVIIDKPGKGTFFSTDFGLILKLKGIDNLILVGVTTDVCVHTTMREANDRGFECLLLSDCTGATDIGNHESALKMITMQGGVFGAHTDSQKLLKGLAEASNTR, from the coding sequence GTGAGCACTTCAGATACATCGTACAAAAATGGCCCTGTCGAGGCCAATCCATACAAGTGGCCATATAATGGGGATCTCAGGCCAGAAAACACCGCTCTCGTGGTTATTGATATGCAGGTGGACTTTTGCAGCCCCGGCGGCTATGTCGACAAGATGGGATATGATCTGGAGGCAATGCGCAGGCCCATCGAACCCATCCAGCAAGTATTGAATACGATGCGGGCAGAAAACTATCACATTATGTACACCCGGGAGGGACATCGCCCCGACCTTTCTGACCTCCCTCCAAACAAACGCTGGCGCTCACGACAAATTGCTGCAGGTATCGGCGACCCGGGACCATGTGGACGTATTTTAGTCAGGGGGGAACCTGGTTGGGACGTGATCCCTGAACTAGCGCCCAAAGCTGGTGAGGTCATTATTGATAAGCCTGGCAAAGGTACCTTCTTTTCTACAGACTTCGGGCTCATACTCAAGCTTAAAGGGATCGATAACTTGATTCTCGTGGGCGTTACAACCGACGTCTGCGTACACACCACCATGAGGGAAGCAAATGATCGAGGATTCGAGTGCCTGCTTCTATCAGACTGCACTGGGGCTACCGACATCGGCAATCATGAGTCGGCTCTCAAGATGATTACTATGCAGGGAGGTGTCTTTGGCGCTCATACAGATAGCCAGAAACTCCTGAAGGGACTAGCGGAAGCCTCTAATACCAGGTAA
- a CDS encoding DUF4166 domain-containing protein translates to MNILSAHMGSSFNELSPLLQFAHTGVKRYEGSVVVKRGGVIANTICSIFRFPKASSSSQLVVDCGHFSDRMDWVRDFDGFKMSSSFYSEKNYLVERLGPLEMQFTAHNVNGALEYQFSKTKLLGIALPKFLWPKVKAYETESEGRYQFSVSVHMFLVGFILSYAGDLKITEPA, encoded by the coding sequence TTGAACATACTTTCTGCTCATATGGGGTCCTCATTCAATGAATTATCTCCACTGCTGCAATTTGCACACACTGGGGTGAAGAGGTATGAGGGCTCTGTTGTAGTCAAGCGAGGTGGAGTTATTGCGAATACAATTTGTTCAATATTTCGATTTCCGAAGGCGAGTTCAAGTTCGCAGTTAGTTGTTGATTGTGGGCACTTTTCCGATCGAATGGATTGGGTGAGAGATTTCGATGGGTTCAAGATGAGTTCATCATTTTATTCAGAAAAAAATTACCTGGTGGAAAGGCTCGGCCCTTTGGAAATGCAGTTTACCGCTCATAATGTCAACGGAGCACTTGAATATCAGTTTTCGAAAACGAAGCTATTAGGTATAGCTTTGCCCAAATTTCTTTGGCCCAAAGTCAAGGCATATGAAACAGAAAGTGAAGGGCGGTATCAATTCAGTGTCAGTGTGCACATGTTTTTAGTGGGGTTCATCTTGTCATATGCTGGCGACCTGAAAATTACGGAGCCCGCTTGA